From Deferribacterota bacterium, one genomic window encodes:
- the fliM gene encoding flagellar motor switch protein FliM, with protein sequence MAEILSQEEIDELLSAVAEEGVEEKKYEELDFVPKKVSAYDFRRPDRVSKEQLRSIRSLHDKFARNFSSSLSSFLRTIIDINLISIDQMTYGEFLLSLPDPTSFNILSMVPLEGNIVLEINPSLVYPIIDKLLGGSGEPLYKIRELTGLEQDIINNLISIIMKDLQDVWKQIVPNIKFRKEVSENSPQIVQIVAQNEVVVLVVFDVKLGEASGMINICYPTITIEPLLPKLSSQDWLIGAKRFKQGVFGDKVLKLLEDAKVSLKVNMGKTILPIKDVMGLTKDDVIVFDKKVDEPFELYVENVYKYTCELGKSGTKKAVKIKDILPSKYDIKIGREKENE encoded by the coding sequence ATGGCTGAAATATTATCACAAGAAGAGATTGACGAATTATTGTCGGCAGTTGCTGAAGAGGGTGTAGAGGAGAAAAAATATGAGGAATTGGATTTTGTCCCAAAGAAGGTATCAGCCTATGATTTTAGAAGGCCTGACAGAGTATCAAAGGAACAACTCCGATCTATAAGGAGTTTACATGATAAGTTTGCAAGAAATTTCAGCTCAAGTTTGTCATCTTTCTTAAGAACAATAATAGATATAAATTTAATAAGTATTGACCAAATGACCTATGGGGAGTTTCTGTTGTCGCTACCAGATCCAACTAGTTTTAATATATTAAGTATGGTGCCATTAGAGGGAAATATTGTTTTAGAAATAAATCCATCCCTCGTATATCCAATAATAGATAAATTGTTAGGTGGGTCAGGCGAGCCTCTTTATAAAATTAGAGAATTAACGGGACTGGAGCAGGATATTATTAATAATTTAATATCAATAATTATGAAAGATTTGCAAGATGTATGGAAACAGATAGTTCCTAATATTAAATTTAGGAAGGAAGTTAGTGAGAATAGCCCTCAAATAGTTCAGATTGTTGCACAAAACGAGGTTGTAGTTTTGGTTGTATTTGATGTGAAACTTGGTGAAGCTTCAGGTATGATTAATATTTGTTATCCTACCATTACAATTGAACCATTATTGCCAAAACTTAGCTCACAAGATTGGCTGATTGGAGCAAAAAGATTTAAACAGGGTGTATTTGGTGATAAAGTATTAAAATTATTAGAGGATGCCAAGGTATCTTTAAAAGTTAATATGGGTAAGACAATTTTACCAATAAAGGATGTGATGGGACTAACTAAAGATGATGTTATAGTTTTTGATAAGAAGGTTGATGAACCCTTTGAATTATATGTAGAAAATGTATATAAATATACTTGTGAGTTAGGTAAATCAGGAACGAAAAAGGCGGTAAAGATTAAAGATATATTACCATCTAAATATGATATAAAAATTGGCAGAGAAAAAGAAAATGAATAA
- a CDS encoding FliA/WhiG family RNA polymerase sigma factor, translating to MNMTNITEEKNKIAFRFLPKIKYIVLRFKNILPDHVDIDELYSAAYLGLVEALNNYSESRAISFDNYAEKRIRGAILDALRRLDHLPRNVRTNLKRLEQEIEELSKKLGRKPRYDEIIDYVSVDKKFINKYVYLLENNNVSSLDVTLSEDSGTNLVDLVKSYFESPDTVVEKKEFTTLLGEKIDELPKKERLVITLYYYEELTMKEIGYVLGITESRVSQLHSLAIKKIKRGLKNAI from the coding sequence ATGAACATGACAAATATTACAGAGGAAAAGAATAAAATAGCCTTTAGGTTTTTACCAAAGATAAAGTATATTGTCCTTAGATTCAAGAATATACTGCCCGATCATGTTGATATAGACGAACTTTATTCTGCAGCATATCTGGGTTTAGTTGAAGCACTGAATAATTATAGTGAGTCGAGGGCTATTAGTTTTGATAATTATGCAGAAAAGAGAATAAGAGGTGCAATACTTGATGCACTACGTAGATTAGATCATTTGCCAAGGAATGTTAGGACAAATTTGAAAAGATTAGAACAAGAGATTGAAGAATTAAGTAAAAAGCTGGGCAGGAAACCTAGATATGATGAAATAATAGATTATGTTAGTGTTGATAAAAAATTTATTAATAAATATGTCTATCTTTTAGAGAATAATAATGTTAGCAGTTTAGACGTTACACTATCTGAAGATAGCGGAACAAATTTGGTTGATTTAGTTAAAAGTTATTTTGAATCTCCTGACACAGTTGTAGAGAAAAAAGAGTTTACAACACTATTGGGAGAAAAGATTGATGAATTACCAAAAAAAGAGAGATTAGTTATAACATTGTACTATTATGAGGAATTGACTATGAAAGAGATTGGGTATGTATTAGGAATAACTGAGTCAAGGGTTTCTCAACTACACTCTTTGGCTATTAAGAAGATTAAAAGAGGTCTTAAAAATGCCATTTGA
- a CDS encoding chemotaxis response regulator protein-glutamate methylesterase: MPFDKINVLIVDDSAFMRKAIENMIAKDPMINVVGHARNGKEAIEKIAELDPDVVTLDIEMPVMDGMEALKIIMRDYPRPVIVVSHLTTEGAKITLDALELGAVDFITKDKTYASFGILKIEEDLVAKIKYFGRRRHKAKLSRKPAPAENEEVKTIKKETTIVAEEEKKVSAVAIEIVGIGTSTGGPQALQRVISKLPNDIGVPILVVQHMPPKFTKSLADRLNMLSKLSVVEAQGKEKLEENVVYIAKGGYHMKVRKVGPHYYTELTNEPRDLLYIPSVDVLFTSIANNYEGNSLGVIMTGMGKDGLLGAKLLKQKGGAMIAQDEDSCVIYGMPKAVVESKLADRVVSLDKIAEEIVKYCAFN, from the coding sequence ATGCCATTTGATAAAATAAATGTCTTAATTGTTGATGATTCAGCATTTATGAGGAAGGCTATTGAAAATATGATTGCAAAAGATCCTATGATTAATGTTGTCGGTCATGCAAGAAATGGCAAAGAAGCAATTGAAAAAATAGCTGAATTAGATCCAGATGTTGTAACATTGGATATAGAAATGCCCGTAATGGATGGCATGGAGGCCTTAAAAATAATTATGAGAGATTATCCAAGGCCAGTAATTGTGGTAAGTCATTTAACCACTGAGGGAGCTAAGATTACCCTTGATGCTTTGGAGTTAGGTGCAGTAGATTTTATTACAAAGGATAAAACTTACGCAAGTTTTGGGATATTAAAAATAGAAGAAGATTTAGTTGCTAAAATTAAATATTTTGGCAGAAGACGTCATAAAGCTAAATTGAGCAGAAAACCAGCTCCAGCAGAAAATGAGGAAGTAAAAACAATTAAGAAGGAAACTACTATCGTAGCTGAAGAAGAGAAAAAAGTATCTGCAGTGGCTATTGAGATAGTTGGTATTGGTACTTCAACGGGTGGACCGCAGGCTTTACAAAGAGTTATATCAAAGCTTCCTAATGATATTGGGGTGCCTATACTTGTAGTCCAACATATGCCTCCAAAATTTACTAAATCTCTTGCAGATAGACTAAATATGTTGAGCAAATTGTCTGTTGTTGAAGCTCAAGGAAAAGAAAAGCTAGAAGAGAATGTAGTTTATATTGCTAAAGGTGGCTACCATATGAAAGTTAGGAAAGTTGGCCCCCATTATTATACAGAATTAACTAATGAGCCTAGAGATTTGTTATATATTCCAAGCGTTGATGTACTCTTTACATCGATTGCAAATAATTATGAAGGTAACTCACTAGGAGTAATTATGACCGGTATGGGGAAAGATGGTTTGTTGGGAGCTAAACTATTAAAACAGAAAGGTGGGGCTATGATAGCTCAAGATGAAGATAGCTGTGTTATCTATGGGATGCCTAAGGCAGTTGTAGAGAGTAAATTAGCAGATAGGGTTGTTTCTCTAGATAAAATTGCAGAAGAGATTGTAAAATATTGTGCTTTTAATTGA